One window from the genome of Periophthalmus magnuspinnatus isolate fPerMag1 chromosome 18, fPerMag1.2.pri, whole genome shotgun sequence encodes:
- the LOC129457090 gene encoding alpha-tectorin-like — MSCARVVNDSRGDGINCEMMKERCNVLLKAPFTNCSVDPQPFITACTNLLCNYTDTDGLFCHLLDAYARSCGLEDWGEEFGCSDTGCFEKQCLYDNEFCGLSLGGDARCFCRSSYAAPYRANGTLGDDTVCVSKSASVSLVGCLLEEKGIDIPSLRLNDPNCTGVQDLATNKVTFTFSDTDHCAANVSINGSRIIYANTIMTPGDTGDIINREDQLSIHFSCTYAQPQVQTMSLKILDSSVVKVIDAGEWAYVLKMTAYTDVNLLSALDSGTQLHLNDYLWIQAKATEVDKQLMALVIEDCWATKEAQANATQRYNLISNGCSDEETVTVVSNGEGLASVFSLRVFQFVGSTTDVYLHCDTKLCLKSTNCTKTALDGVGRRWTALDGVGRRGTALDGVGRRWTAWDGVGRRWTAWDGVGLVETPVNSMSL; from the exons ATGAG ttGTGCCCGTGTGGTGAACGACTCTCGCGGAGATGGAATCAACTGTGAAATGATGAAAGAAAG GTGTAACGTTTTGTTGAAAGCTCCGTTCACAAATTGCAGTGTGGACCCTCAGCCCTTCATCACCGCCTGCACCAACCTCCTGTGTaactacacagacacagacggcctcttctgccacctgctggacgCCTATGCTCGCTCCTGTGGCCTGGAGGACTGGGGAGAAGAGTTTGGCTGCT CGGACACTGGATGTTTTGAGAAGCAGTGTCTCTATGACAACGAGTTTTGTGGTTTGTCTCTCGGCGGTGACGCTCGATGTTTCTGTCGCAGCTCCTACGCTGCCCCCTACAGGGCTAATGGCACACTGG GAGAtgacactgtgtgtgtgtctaaaaGTGCCTCTGTTTCTCTGGTGGGATGTCTCCTGGAGGAAAAAGGCATCGACATCCCGAGTCTGCGCCTGAACGACCCCAACTGCACCGGAGTCCAAGACCTTGCAACCAACAAGGTCACGTTCACCTTCAGCGACACAGACCACTGTGCCGCCAACGTGTCG ATAAATGGCAGCAGAATCATTTACGCTAACACGATCATGACGCCTGGAGACACCGGGGACATCATCAACAGAGAAGACCAGCTGTCCATCCACTTCTCCTGCACCTACGCCCAGCCACAAGTCCAGACCATGTCCCTGAAGATCCTGGACAG CTCGGTGGTCAAAGTGATCGACGCTGGAGAATGGGCGTATGTCCTTAAGATGACGGCCTACACGGATGTGAATCTGCTCTCAGCCCTGGACTCTGGCACACAACTGCACCTGAACGATTACCTCTGGATCCAGGCGAAGGCCACAGAGGTGGACAAACAGCTCATGGCTCTGGTCATCGAGGACTGCTGGGCGACCAAGGAGGCCCAGGCCAATGCCACCCAGAGATACAACCTCATCAGCAACGG CTGTTCTGATGAGGAGACTGTGACTGTGGTTTCTAACGGAGAAGGTCTGGCCAGTGTCTTCTCCCTCAGGGTGTTCCAGTTTGTGGGCAGCACCACAGATGTTTATCTGCACTGTGACACCAAACTCTGCCTCAAGTCTACGAACTGCACCAAg ACGGCGTTGGACGGCGTTGGACGGCGTTGGACGGCGTTGGACGGCGTTGGACGGCGTGGGACGGCGTTGGACGGCGTGGGACGGCGTTGGACGGCGTGGGACGGCGTTGGACGGCGTTGGACGGCGTGGGACGGCGTGGGTCTTGTCGAG ACTCCAGTGAACAGCATGTCCCTTTGA